Part of the Paenibacillus antri genome is shown below.
ACGAGGCTGACTATGCGGACGAGCACAAAAAAAGCGCCATAGCCATCGGATCATAAAACCGATGCCTATGGCGCTAGCGCTCTTTACAGCTCCACTAACACGCGCTCGCGGCGGCGGAAGTAGCACCACTCGCGGAAGCCGATCTCCTTGAGCCGTCCGCGGACGAACTCCCAATCGTCGGCGACCCGTTCGGGCACGTGGGCGTCCGAGCCGAACGTCACCTTCACGCCATGGAACAAGGCGCGCTCGAGCATGTCGTCGGCCGGGTACCAGCCGCCGACGTCTTTCATTTTCCCCGAGGTGTTGATTTCGATGGCGATGTCGCATTCCCCGATCAGCTGCAGCGTCTTGTCGACCGCCTCCGTCTGGATGTCCGAGAACGCGGGATAATACGCCTTCATCGCGTCGATATGCCCGAGGATGTCGAACATGCCGCTCTTCGCCGAATGTCCGATCATCTCGTAATACCGCTCCTTGGTTTGCTGCTTCTGCTTCTCGGTCAGCTTCTTCCATCGGTTGCGGTTGAAGATGGAGACGCCTTCGACTTGATGGACGGAGCCGATAATGTAGTCGAACGGATATTTCGCATAGATGCCCCGATATTTCTCCGCATGCTCG
Proteins encoded:
- a CDS encoding histidinol-phosphatase codes for the protein MMFDLHTHHERCGHADGPIEKYIEAAIEKGVAAIGISDHSPYFGHKDDHPNPGIAMAASEFENYVNEVLQLKEKYAGRIEVLLGVESDFFPEHAEKYRGIYAKYPFDYIIGSVHQVEGVSIFNRNRWKKLTEKQKQQTKERYYEMIGHSAKSGMFDILGHIDAMKAYYPAFSDIQTEAVDKTLQLIGECDIAIEINTSGKMKDVGGWYPADDMLERALFHGVKVTFGSDAHVPERVADDWEFVRGRLKEIGFREWCYFRRRERVLVEL